In the genome of Flavobacteriaceae bacterium YJPT1-3, the window ACACGATGATGTTGACCAAGATGGGGATCAAGATAAAGACACCAAAAAATTTGGTCCTGTTCCAAAGAAGTAGCCAGGCCCCCAGCACTTGTAAACTCCCCACAAAGAGGATGTAGGAAAAGGAGTATCCCATAAAAGTCCATGCCAGGGAGTAAGCATCTGCAGTCTCCAGGGTGAGTTGAGCGACTTCCGCCGGTAATTTCCCTCTTCGGTAGAATTGCATCCCGGCTATTTTACCTAAGCCGTAAAAGTTCAAGAAGAAAAATACATACAAGCGGCAGACCCACTCGATAATTGATTTGATTGTTGTTTTCATATGCTCTTTATTTTCTAGTTTCTAAATGAGACATTCTTCGATAGTCTGATGCTGAGTGATTGACAGTCTTGCAGTCCAGTTTCCAGAAGCCAAGATGAACAAATCATCAGTCCGCTACATTTAATTTTCGGCAATGACTGATCATGCGCCGCTATCGGTTCCATAAGGCATCCAACAACCGTTGAGTCTAATGAAAGAGTCGTTTGTAGTGAATTTTGAGCCGTTTAGACATTGCCTATATCAACCCACCCACTTTCGGGTTATTTTTAACCCATGAAAAGATTTCTCAATGCCTACGCCTGGATCATTGTTCCCTTGCTACTCATCGTCCTGGTCTCTCTGTTCTTGCAGAGCGAAGCTCAGGTCGTCGCCTGGGCCCTGGGATCTGTCGGATTAATGATTATCGTTTTTATTGTCGAACGTTCCCGGCGCGCACGACAACTTAGAAAGCTGCAGCAAGAACGATTAAAACTGGAAGTCGCCCATTTGAAAAGTCAGTTGAATCCGCATTTTTTCTTCAATACGCTAAACAACCTTTACAGCTTATCGCTTACAGACCCGGATCAAACCCCGGAACTCTTGCTAAAGCTCTCCGACCTGATGCGCTATACCATTTATAAAGGGCGAGAAGCCCAAGTCAGTTTAAAGGAAGAAATGGCCTATTTGAAGAATTATTTGGCCTTGAGCCAGATCCGATTTAAAAAGAAACCGCTCATACAGTGGAAGGAACAATTGATGGAGGGGAGCCAAAAAATTCCTCCCCTACTCTTTATTGTACTCGTCGAGAACGCCTTCAAACACGGGATGGAAACCGAGGAAAATGAGGCTTTTCTAAAAATTGAGGTGGTTGAAGCCCCGAAGAAATTGTATTTTAAAATTGCCAACTCCTACCACCGTACAGCCTATCCGAAACCGCAGGATGGCATCGGTCTAAAGAATTTAAAGCGGAGATTGGAATTGGAATACCCCAATAGGCATAGGCTCACCATCAAACAAGGGGAGAGCACATTTGAGGTGAAAATCGAATTGATGGCGTCATGAAAAGAATGAAATTTCTCATCGTCGACGATGAACCCCTGGCCCATAAGGTCATTTTGAGCTACGCTCAGGATATGGATGAGCTCCAATGCGTGGGGCAGGCGTATTCCGCCAAAGAATGCTTGAGCCTCCTTAAAGAAAAGGAGGTTGATCTGATCTTTTTGGATATAGAGATGCCAAAAATGAAGGGGATTGACCTGGTCAGTACCTTGAAGGTCAAGCCCATGATCATTCTTACGACCGCCTATGAAGAATATGCTTTGCAAGGGTATGAATTGGACGTGATCGATTATCTGCTAAAACCCTTTTCGATCAATCGTTTTATCACTGCCGTTAACAAGGCCTTTGACCAATGGCCTAAGCGTTTCTCGCAACCACCACCTACGGTCACACCGGATGCTAGTAGTATATTCGTAAAAAATGATAAGACGGTTCACCGGGTGCCATTGGATGATATTCGCTATTTCGAAAGTGATCAGGGCTATGTCAAG includes:
- a CDS encoding LytTR family DNA-binding domain-containing protein — translated: MKRMKFLIVDDEPLAHKVILSYAQDMDELQCVGQAYSAKECLSLLKEKEVDLIFLDIEMPKMKGIDLVSTLKVKPMIILTTAYEEYALQGYELDVIDYLLKPFSINRFITAVNKAFDQWPKRFSQPPPTVTPDASSIFVKNDKTVHRVPLDDIRYFESDQGYVKLHLAHQKSLLLSTSLREIEQQLPEDFVRIHKSYLISMRKMNSLQGNQLLLEDTKLPVGRAYKQNLLRYLEG
- a CDS encoding histidine kinase is translated as MKRFLNAYAWIIVPLLLIVLVSLFLQSEAQVVAWALGSVGLMIIVFIVERSRRARQLRKLQQERLKLEVAHLKSQLNPHFFFNTLNNLYSLSLTDPDQTPELLLKLSDLMRYTIYKGREAQVSLKEEMAYLKNYLALSQIRFKKKPLIQWKEQLMEGSQKIPPLLFIVLVENAFKHGMETEENEAFLKIEVVEAPKKLYFKIANSYHRTAYPKPQDGIGLKNLKRRLELEYPNRHRLTIKQGESTFEVKIELMAS